The proteins below come from a single Candidatus Planktophila dulcis genomic window:
- a CDS encoding purine-cytosine permease family protein has protein sequence MNLELNGTNVIHESERQGKASSLFWPWCGANVSLLALSYGSFFLGFGISFWQATAAAILGTVLSFLLVGVSSLAGKKSNAPTMVLSRATFGVKGSMIPGFLSYLVFVGWEIVLISLATLATGTVFMRLGNLDHNTAMVIGFAIAVGLTVSAGVLGFAVIMRIQRVLTIVTIAMTGVYISLTFGEVDWTVISALPSGSAQGFIGAMIFGATGIGLGWVNAAADYSRYLPRSTSSKSVIGWTVFGASIVPITLVIYGAALSASNKDLSEAIAGDPIGALTTILPSWYLIIFALVAILGLVGGAILNLYSSGLTLISIGLPVKRHVAASIDAVLMLMGAIYFVWIADDFFFPFQGFLITLGVPIATWSAIFVTDVLMRKSYHETDLYKTNGRYGSWNVGSISVMVIGTFVGWGFVTNSFASWLSWQGYFLSLIGGKEGAWAYANLGVFFALVIGFVGYFLFARSSIAKQENA, from the coding sequence ATGAACCTAGAACTCAACGGCACTAACGTCATTCACGAGAGTGAGCGACAAGGTAAGGCATCCTCCCTTTTCTGGCCGTGGTGTGGCGCAAACGTTTCACTTCTAGCTCTCTCTTACGGTTCATTCTTTCTTGGCTTCGGAATCTCTTTCTGGCAGGCGACTGCTGCTGCAATTCTTGGCACGGTTCTCTCATTTCTTTTGGTAGGCGTAAGTTCACTTGCTGGAAAGAAATCTAATGCGCCAACAATGGTTCTTTCTCGAGCCACCTTTGGAGTGAAGGGCAGCATGATTCCTGGGTTTCTCTCCTATCTAGTCTTCGTGGGATGGGAAATTGTTCTCATTTCGCTTGCAACTTTGGCAACAGGAACAGTCTTTATGCGCTTAGGCAATTTGGATCACAACACTGCCATGGTTATTGGTTTTGCGATTGCGGTGGGACTTACCGTTTCCGCTGGAGTTCTTGGTTTTGCAGTCATCATGCGCATTCAACGAGTGCTCACTATTGTCACTATTGCCATGACCGGTGTCTATATCTCCCTCACCTTTGGGGAAGTTGATTGGACTGTCATCTCTGCACTCCCATCGGGAAGCGCGCAAGGCTTTATTGGTGCAATGATCTTTGGGGCAACAGGCATTGGGCTTGGTTGGGTAAATGCAGCGGCGGATTACTCTCGATATTTACCTAGGTCTACATCGAGCAAATCTGTCATTGGGTGGACAGTATTTGGGGCATCGATTGTGCCCATCACTCTTGTTATTTATGGCGCCGCTTTATCGGCAAGTAATAAGGATTTATCTGAGGCAATTGCAGGCGATCCCATTGGCGCACTCACGACGATTCTGCCTAGCTGGTACTTGATCATTTTTGCACTCGTTGCAATATTGGGATTGGTTGGGGGAGCGATTCTCAACCTTTATTCATCTGGTTTAACCCTCATATCTATTGGTTTACCCGTGAAGCGCCATGTGGCTGCATCTATCGATGCGGTTCTAATGCTCATGGGCGCCATATATTTTGTGTGGATTGCAGATGACTTTTTCTTCCCATTCCAAGGCTTTCTCATCACACTCGGTGTTCCTATCGCCACGTGGTCTGCAATCTTTGTGACCGATGTTTTGATGCGAAAGAGTTATCACGAGACTGATCTCTACAAAACTAACGGTCGCTATGGATCATGGAATGTAGGTTCTATATCAGTGATGGTTATCGGAACTTTTGTTGGTTGGGGCTTTGTGACTAATTCCTTCGCCAGTTGGCTTTCGTGGCAAGGTTATTTCTTAAGCCTGATTGGCGGAAAAGAAGGCGCGTGGGCCTATGCAAATCTCGGTGTCTTCTTCGCACTTGTAATTGGTTTTGTTGGATATTTCCTTTTCGCGCGCAGCTCTATAGCGAAGCAGGAAAACGCTTAA
- a CDS encoding SDR family oxidoreductase — protein MSLQGKRIFVTGGSRGIGLAIALRAAQDGALVAIAAKTSDPNPKLPGTIHTAAEEIRAAGGTALPIQCDLRDESQITAAIEQAAKEFGGIDILINNASAINLTRTEDTPAKRFDLMFDVNVRGTFLTSQAAIPYLRESAEAGRNPHILTLSPPLSMKAKWFKNHVAYTMAKYGMSMCVLGMSEEFKRDGIAVNALWPRTAIDTAALQMIPGVDTAACRTPEILSDTAYIILNRNSKECTGNFFVDDEVLASEGITDLEKYSVVPGTKDFLLDFFLD, from the coding sequence ATGTCACTTCAAGGTAAGCGCATATTTGTTACAGGGGGATCGCGCGGTATTGGTTTAGCAATTGCCCTTCGTGCCGCACAAGATGGCGCATTGGTCGCAATCGCTGCAAAGACTTCAGATCCCAATCCGAAGTTGCCGGGCACTATCCACACCGCAGCCGAGGAGATTCGCGCCGCTGGTGGAACCGCCCTTCCCATCCAGTGCGATTTGCGCGATGAAAGCCAGATTACTGCTGCGATAGAGCAAGCTGCCAAAGAATTCGGTGGCATTGATATCCTGATTAATAATGCCAGTGCAATCAATTTGACCCGAACAGAAGACACTCCTGCCAAGCGATTTGACCTCATGTTTGATGTCAACGTCCGTGGAACCTTTCTTACTTCTCAGGCTGCTATTCCATATCTTCGCGAATCGGCTGAGGCGGGACGTAATCCACATATTTTGACACTCTCACCACCTCTTTCTATGAAGGCGAAATGGTTTAAGAACCATGTTGCCTACACAATGGCAAAGTATGGAATGAGTATGTGTGTTCTTGGGATGTCTGAAGAATTCAAGCGCGATGGGATTGCAGTCAATGCGCTCTGGCCGCGCACAGCTATCGACACTGCAGCCCTTCAAATGATTCCCGGCGTAGATACTGCTGCTTGCCGCACGCCAGAGATTCTCTCTGATACTGCTTACATTATCCTCAATCGAAATTCGAAAGAGTGCACAGGCAACTTCTTTGTCGATGATGAGGTTCTCGCATCCGAAGGAATCACAGATCTTGAGAAGTATTCGGTAGTTCCTGGAACAAAGGATTTCTTGCTCGATTTCTTCCTTGATTAA
- a CDS encoding enoyl-CoA hydratase-related protein, with protein sequence MTEITTSNQGQTLVLRLNRPEKMNAITRDMYAGLATQLNQAAENPDIRCVLITSEGDHFTAGNDIRDFMSNPPTEGDSGVAKFLGSLLEFPKPLLAAVKGNAIGVGTTMLLHCDVVVASPSANFSMPFTSLGLVPEAGSTKLFPDLVGYQRAAKIFMTGESFGADEALEMGLIAEIDADAEGKALSIAEKIAQQPPKAILNTKALMKAGSHDAVSAVMLAEFQLFALALQSEEAADAFMKFMSMKGK encoded by the coding sequence ATGACGGAAATAACGACCTCGAATCAGGGGCAAACGCTCGTATTACGCTTAAATCGACCCGAGAAGATGAATGCGATTACTCGGGATATGTATGCGGGCTTAGCTACACAACTCAACCAAGCGGCTGAGAACCCTGATATCCGATGCGTTCTCATTACGAGCGAAGGCGATCACTTCACAGCAGGTAATGACATACGAGACTTTATGTCCAACCCGCCGACTGAGGGAGATTCAGGGGTCGCGAAGTTTTTGGGCTCTCTCCTTGAATTCCCTAAACCACTGCTTGCCGCAGTCAAGGGCAACGCCATCGGTGTTGGTACAACAATGTTGCTTCATTGTGATGTTGTTGTTGCATCACCGAGTGCGAACTTCTCTATGCCATTTACATCACTTGGTTTAGTCCCTGAAGCTGGCTCAACAAAACTCTTCCCAGACCTTGTGGGGTATCAACGTGCTGCGAAGATTTTCATGACCGGTGAATCCTTTGGAGCCGATGAAGCACTTGAGATGGGGCTCATCGCTGAGATTGATGCAGATGCAGAAGGTAAGGCCCTTTCCATAGCAGAGAAAATCGCCCAGCAACCACCGAAAGCTATTTTGAATACCAAAGCGCTCATGAAGGCTGGCAGCCATGATGCGGTCTCAGCTGTCATGCTTGCCGAGTTCCAATTGTTTGCCCTGGCGCTTCAATCAGAAGAGGCTGCTGATGCATTTATGAAATTTATGTCAATGAAGGGAAAGTAG
- a CDS encoding LuxR C-terminal-related transcriptional regulator, translating into MSRDITITTRELSPFEQLVLGLLCEGKTNSAIARETNHTEKVVENTISRSAKAFGITSNGDTNIRVLLALAFRTHYGDAAFDRLGVPCSHLELNGQGQAICNREVH; encoded by the coding sequence ATGTCCAGAGATATAACTATCACCACAAGAGAATTGTCCCCATTTGAACAATTAGTTCTAGGGCTGCTCTGCGAAGGTAAGACAAATTCCGCAATTGCACGCGAGACTAATCACACAGAAAAAGTTGTTGAGAACACAATCAGTCGTTCCGCTAAAGCTTTTGGGATTACTTCTAATGGAGACACAAATATTCGAGTACTCCTCGCTCTTGCATTTCGTACTCATTACGGAGATGCAGCTTTTGATCGCTTAGGAGTTCCTTGTTCTCATTTGGAATTAAATGGCCAAGGCCAGGCGATTTGTAATCGAGAAGTTCACTAA
- a CDS encoding inositol-3-phosphate synthase gives MNITTGKGDIRVAIVGVGNCANSLVQGVTYYKDAATDQEIPGLMHAVVGGYHINNVKFVAAFDVDAKKVGLDLSEAIWASENNTIKFSDVAKTGVPVQRGVTLDGLGKYYKETIQESTAAPVDVVATLKAEEVDVLICYLPVGSEEAAKYYAQCAIDAGCAFVNALPVFIASDPVWARKFEDAGLPIVGDDIKSQVGATITHRIMAKLFQDRGVHLDRTYQLNVGGNMDFKNMLERDRLESKKISKTNSVTSQLDHDMGAKNVHIGPSDYIPWLDDRKWAYVRLEGRAFGDVPLNLEYKLEVWDSPNSAGVIIDALRCAKIGLDRKVGGALLSPSSYFMKTPPVQYTDEQAHNKVEDFISGKLER, from the coding sequence ATGAATATCACCACTGGTAAGGGCGACATCCGTGTTGCAATTGTTGGCGTAGGAAACTGTGCCAACTCACTCGTGCAAGGAGTCACCTATTACAAGGATGCAGCAACCGACCAAGAGATACCAGGTCTTATGCATGCAGTTGTGGGCGGCTATCACATCAACAATGTGAAGTTTGTTGCAGCATTTGATGTTGATGCGAAGAAGGTCGGTTTAGATCTCTCTGAGGCAATTTGGGCCAGTGAAAACAACACCATTAAATTCTCCGATGTTGCAAAGACTGGGGTTCCTGTTCAGCGTGGAGTCACACTCGATGGCCTTGGTAAGTATTACAAGGAAACAATTCAAGAATCGACAGCAGCACCTGTCGATGTTGTAGCAACGCTCAAGGCGGAAGAAGTAGATGTCCTCATCTGTTACCTGCCAGTGGGCTCTGAAGAGGCTGCTAAGTACTACGCACAGTGCGCAATCGATGCAGGGTGCGCCTTCGTGAACGCACTTCCTGTCTTTATCGCATCAGATCCTGTGTGGGCGAGAAAGTTTGAAGATGCAGGTCTTCCTATCGTGGGCGATGACATCAAGAGCCAGGTGGGTGCAACTATTACGCACCGAATCATGGCTAAGTTATTCCAAGATCGTGGAGTTCACCTCGATCGCACCTACCAACTCAACGTGGGTGGAAATATGGACTTTAAGAATATGCTCGAGCGCGATCGCCTTGAGTCCAAGAAGATTTCAAAGACAAACTCTGTGACATCCCAGCTCGATCACGATATGGGCGCAAAGAATGTTCACATTGGGCCATCTGACTACATCCCATGGCTTGATGACCGTAAGTGGGCATATGTGCGTCTTGAAGGTCGTGCATTTGGAGATGTTCCACTGAACCTCGAATACAAACTAGAGGTATGGGATTCACCTAACTCAGCTGGCGTCATCATCGATGCACTTCGCTGCGCAAAGATAGGCCTAGATCGCAAGGTTGGGGGAGCGCTGCTCTCACCATCGTCATACTTCATGAAGACTCCACCGGTTCAATACACAGATGAACAAGCTCATAACAAGGTAGAGGATTTCATCTCAGGAAAGCTTGAGCGCTAA
- a CDS encoding PadR family transcriptional regulator, whose product MRSRSESLEFALLGLLSQGPLHGYELRKRLMAIFGPFRALSFSVLYPQLKRMVISEVIEAKEIGVTSRRTRIVYTITRKGIKRFELLNSAVTSDAWEDEGFGVRFAFFSPTTTPNRVRILEGRLLRLEEKAGVLKSDLASTPAALDRYLEEWRRFSLDSLEREIAWLKEMIITEEKSK is encoded by the coding sequence ATGCGTTCACGTTCAGAATCACTCGAATTTGCCCTCCTGGGACTCCTCTCGCAGGGACCTTTGCATGGCTACGAACTTCGAAAGCGCCTGATGGCGATCTTCGGCCCATTCCGCGCGCTCTCATTCTCAGTCCTCTATCCCCAGTTAAAGCGGATGGTGATTTCTGAGGTGATCGAAGCCAAGGAAATTGGAGTCACATCTCGCCGCACTCGCATTGTCTACACAATCACTAGAAAAGGAATCAAGCGCTTTGAGCTACTCAATAGCGCTGTGACATCAGATGCGTGGGAGGACGAAGGGTTTGGAGTTCGCTTCGCATTCTTTAGCCCGACAACAACACCCAACAGAGTTCGAATTTTGGAAGGGCGATTGCTTCGCCTTGAAGAGAAAGCAGGAGTGCTCAAAAGTGATTTAGCCAGCACCCCTGCTGCACTGGATAGATATCTCGAGGAGTGGCGCCGCTTCTCTCTCGATTCGCTAGAGCGAGAAATCGCATGGCTTAAGGAAATGATCATCACTGAGGAGAAAAGTAAATGA
- a CDS encoding LysE family translocator, producing the protein MFAGVIPTRLPEYLVAAIIIIIAPGPSVLFVIARAVAWGRKISVLTVAGNVAGSFVLSTLVALGVGPILQKWHIAYIAVQWAGGLYLIYLGVDAIRKRQIHAADMTNQGPVAPTARQSIRDGFWVGVLNPKAIVFFAAVLPQFVDIDGGHVTIQLVFLGLVFCVLAFISDGTWGLLAGTARAWLATDNKRLERLRATGGLIMIILGVAVLISAVTSG; encoded by the coding sequence ATGTTCGCCGGAGTCATCCCCACACGTCTACCCGAGTACCTCGTGGCTGCGATCATCATCATTATCGCTCCAGGACCCAGCGTTCTCTTTGTGATCGCTCGAGCTGTTGCATGGGGTCGCAAGATCTCCGTTCTGACTGTTGCAGGAAATGTGGCCGGCTCCTTTGTTCTCTCAACTCTTGTCGCACTCGGTGTGGGACCAATCCTGCAGAAATGGCATATCGCCTACATTGCAGTGCAATGGGCTGGCGGTCTCTATCTGATCTATCTCGGCGTTGATGCAATTCGCAAGCGACAAATACATGCCGCAGATATGACTAATCAAGGACCAGTTGCACCAACTGCGCGTCAATCAATTCGTGATGGTTTTTGGGTGGGCGTTCTCAACCCCAAAGCAATTGTCTTCTTTGCAGCAGTGCTCCCCCAATTCGTTGATATCGATGGCGGTCATGTCACGATTCAATTGGTATTTCTCGGATTAGTGTTCTGCGTTCTCGCCTTTATCTCCGATGGAACATGGGGCCTATTAGCCGGAACTGCTCGCGCCTGGCTTGCAACTGATAACAAGCGACTTGAGCGACTTCGTGCAACCGGTGGATTAATCATGATTATTCTCGGTGTCGCAGTCTTAATCTCTGCAGTAACTAGTGGATAA